GGGCACCACTTCGTCCGCCTGAAGTTGGTGGGCACGTCGGCGAACCGCGACGCGGTGGGTGCGCGGGTGGTACTGAGCGCGGGCGGCAACACCCAGTGGCGCGAGGTGACCCCGACCCGCAGCTACCTGAGTGCCAGCGAGCTCCCGGTCACCTTCGGGCTGGGCACTGTGGACGCCGTGGACCGGGTGGAAATCATCTGGCCTGGCGGACGCCGCCAGACGCTTGACAACGTGGCTGTGGACCGGCTGACGGTCGTCGAGGAGCCGCGCTGAAGCGGGCCCCGGACGCCTACAGGTAGAGGTGCGCCCACAGGTCGGCCGGGGCGAGGCGGAGATTGATGTAGAACGGGCCGAATTGCCCGTACCGCGCGCTGACCTCGTCGAAGCGCATCTCATACACGATCTCCTTCACGGCATCGAGCTGATGCGCCATCAGCGTCACCCCCCACTCCCAGTCATCAAGTCCCGAGGAGCCGGTGATCAGCTGGGAGATCCGCCCGGCGTATTTGCGTCCGGTCCTCGCATGGCCGGCCATCAGGTGCTTGCGGGTCTCGAAATCAAGCAGGTACCAATTGTCCTGCCCCTCCCGCTTTTTGCTCATTGGGTAGAAGCACATGATTTCCCAGTCCGGCATCTGCGGATGGAGCCGGTCATGCTGGTAGGTGGCGTTGCGCCGTCGGGCGGCCTCGAAGCGCTCCTCGAAGCCGGGGGTGCCCGGAGTCACCCCTTCGCGGGCAAGAATGGCCCGGAGGTCGTCGTCGGTCGCGACGTATTCGGGGAGTTCCGTGACGCTCAGGTACTGGTAGACGGGCCGCAGGGTGCCTGCGGGGAACGCGGTTTCCACGGCGCGTTGGAGCGTGCTCAACTGTTGCAGTTCGCCGGCAAACAGGAGGAAGGCGGCATCCGCCTTGCCGCCGACGTTGGCGAAGGTCATCACCCGCGGTGCGGCGGGTCCCGGGTTCTCCTTGCAGACCGCCTCCAGACGGGCCAGGGCCTCGGCGGCAGCCCCCGGGGGCAGGGTCTGCCAGAGCGCCCGGTCCACACGGAAGAACAAATGTGCGACATGGACACCTTGAGCGAGCGGGATGGAAGGGAGTGGCATGAGGGGGGCTGAATGTGGCTATTCGACGGCGAGGGCGTGCTCCAGCAGTTGCGGGAGCTGTTCAAGAATCGCGGAGTTTGCGGCCACGATGCGGGCGCCCGCGGCGACCGCGTCGTCCTGCAGCCTGCGGTTCGTCATCGGGGTGTACCCGATCACCGGAATGTGGGCCAGATCCGCGTCGCGCCTCATTTCCGCGATCACCCCGCAGAAATCCCCGTGTCGGAGCGCCAGTTCGGCGATCAGCAGCATCGGTTTCTCGCGACGGAGGACCTCCACGACACTGGCAGCGACGGTGACGGTCTGAACGCGCCAGCCCAGGTCGGTCAACCGGTTGGCGATCTGGCTGCCCGGAAGGAGTGTTTCGTGGAAGACGACGGCCAACGGCTTGGTCACGTCAGAGGTTGGTCCGCGTCGGGACGGATTTCACGAAATTTTCCTCGAAGCCCGGACAACGCGTTCACCAGCCGCTCGATTCGGGGACGGTTTCCCAATGCGGTTTTTCCCCGTCCAGCCTAGGCTGCCACCGTGTTCAGGCCGTGCATTGACCTGCGGGAGGGACGCGTCGTCCAGATCATCGGCGCCACGCTTTCCGACACCGGTGCCGGCGTCCAGACCCGCTTCGTCGCCCCGCAGCCTCCCGGCTGGTTTGCCGCGCAGTACCGCCGCGACGACCTGCGGGGCGGGCATGTGATCGCCCTGGGGCCGGGCAATGACGCTGCGGCCCGCGAGGCGTTGGGGGCCTGGCCAGGGGGCCTTCAATACGGCGGCGGGGTGACCGCCGACAACGCGCGGGACTGGCTCGATGCCGGGGCTTCCCACGTCATCGTCACCTCGTGGGTGTTCCGGGAGGGCCGTCTGGACGACGCCCGGCTGGCGACGCTGGTGCGGCAGGTCGGACGCGACCGCCTTGTGCTGGACCTGAGCTGCCGTCGGTGCGAGGCGGGATATGTCGTGATGACGGACCGCTGGCAGCGGGCCACCGCACTGACGCTCGGGCCGGACGTCTTTGCCCTGCTGGGCGGGTCGTGCGCGGAGTTCCTGGTGCACGCGGTGGATGTTGAGGGGCTCTGCAAGGGGATTGACGGCGGTCTGGTCGCGTCTCTTGCCGACTGGTCGCCCCGGCCGGTCACTTACGCCGGAGGCGCCAGCTCCCTTCAGGACCTGGAACGTGTCCAGGAACTCGGCCGCGGCCGCGTGGATCTGACCATCGGCAGCGCCCTCGACCTCTTTGGCGGCTCGGGGGTGCGCTATGCGGATGCCGTGGCCTTCAACCGGAGACTTGCCGCTCAGAATTGCGATTCCTTGTCCTTGAACAGCAGGTTGAACGTGGTGAGCGACCCGTAGACGCGGGTCAGATATTGCTGCCAGTCAAACTTCTCGGCACTGCTCAGCACCTCGCTGGCGTTGATCTTCTGTTCCAGCACCCGGAGGTTGTTTCGAACCAAGACGATCTTGTGGAAGAACTGTTCCAGCTCCACCTCCTTGCCGGCGAGCGAGGGGTCCCTTGGGTGCAGGACCAGGCGTCCGCCTTTCCATCGGGGCGCCAGTTCGTGGACTGCCGCGTCGGGCTTCTCCAGCCCGAGCCGGTCCGCGAGGGCGGCCACCGTGCGCCCGATGAGGATATCGAGGGGAATCGAAAGGCCGTTCAAGGAAGCCTGCGCCTCGGCCGGCACCAGAGCGGCCGCCTCTGGATCCAGCGGACGGCGGCCATCCGTGAACAACACTTCGCATCCGTGCTCGGTGACCGCCTTGACCGTTCCCGATCCATATTGCGGATGAATCACCGCCATCCCGACCCTCAATTCGTCAATGCGCATGCCCGGATCGAATCATGGTGTCCCGGGACAGCGAACCCAAATCGGCCGGTCAGGTGGGTGAGGCCCAGGCCGGATGGAGCCGATCCGGCGCGATCCCTCGGCAGTCGCCGAAGGGGGATTCCGCGGGTTTGGATCGTTCGGGATCCGGATCGCACGTTGCGCGGGCCGGCGGGCCACCCAGCCGACGGATGCGTCGAGGCGGGTGGGGCCGCCCTTGATGGGGCGCCCGTTCCTTGGAGATGGCGTCAAGGCAGACATCGGGGTGGGCTGTCCCGTTGCCAGAGGGGGCCTTCTCCGGCATAACCGCCGGGCGTCAGCGTACCATGTGGTTTGGAAAACCCCGAAATCCCGAGGAGCATCGCTATTATCTGCTGCCCGGACAGGGACGGAGCAACCGGCGCAAGCGGCGTCAGCAGTTGATCGCGGCCTTGATCACCGGGGCCATTTTCGCCGCGGGCATCGCGACGCTGATGTGGGTGCTCAACGAACGGCGTTGACGGGTGTCGCGGTGTCGTTGACGGCGATGCCGCTGGGCGTGGGGCGCCGGCGTTGTTCGGGCCGTCGGGGGCCCCGTGGAACGTGGCCCTCCGACCGGTCGCGAGGCGGACTCCCCGGCAACTAACGCATGACCCAGCCTCCCTTTTTCACCACCCTCGGTCCGTGAGCCATCGAGTGGAGTCAGGATTCGGTGAGCGTGTGCGCCAGCTCATCCCCTTCGGCCTCGGCCAGACCAAGCCGAAGCATTTCCGCGACATGCTTCGGATCGCCTGGCGCAATCGCGACAACCTTCCCTACGCGTGGAAGGTGCTGAGCCGGGGCGTCTGCGACGGCTGCGCCCTGGGTGTGGCCGGCCTGCATGATTGGACGATTGACGGGGTGCACCTGTGCATGACGCGGCTGAATCTGCTGCGGCTGAACACCATGCCGGCGTTGGATCCCGCGATGCTCTCGGACCTGACGGCGCTGCAGTCGCGACTGCACCGGGAACCCCGGACTGTGCCGGGTCAGTGCCGGACCGTTGCGTCGGGGGATGCCCTGTCCGGCTGGGACAATGCTCAACTGCGGGAGTTGGGACGGCTTGGGCACCCGATGCTGCGCGAGCGGGGGGACCCCGGGTTCCGGCGGATTTCCTGGGAGGAGGCCAACCGGCGGATGGCACACCGCCTTCGGGGGGCCGATCCGCGCCGAATGGCCTTCTTCGTCACCGCCCGCGGAGTCACCAACGAGGTCTATTATGTGGCCCAAAAGGTGGCCCGGTTCCTGGGGACGAACCACGTGGACAACGCCGCACGGCTGTGTCACGCGCCCAGTACCGGCGCAATGAAGCATGCGCTGGGGTACGCGGCCAGCACCTGCAGTTACTCTGACTGGTACGGCACCGATTTGATCATCTTCTTCGGGTCCAATCCGGCCAATGACCAGCCCGTGACAACCAAATACCTGCACGAGGCCCGGCGGTTGGGTACCCGGGTGGTGATGGTCAATCCCTACCTCGAACCCGGCATGAAGCGTTACTGGGTTCCCAGCGCCGCCGGCAGCGCCCTGTTTGGCACCGGGTTGGTGGACTGGTGGTTCCCGGTCGCCCAGGGCGGGGACATCGCGTTCCTTTACGGGGTGCTCAAAGCGCTGATCGCCAGCGACGGCATTGCGACCGGATTCATCCGCGATCACACGGAGGGCTGGGAGGCGCTGCGGGCGGCGTGCGATGCCTTGCGGATCGAGGATCTGGAGGCGGCTTCGGGACTGTCCCGTGAGGCCATGGAGGAATTCGCCACGCTGCTGCGTGGAGCGACGAATGCGGTGCTGGTCTGGAGCATGGGCATCACCCAGCACGCGTCGGGCGGCGACGGGGTGTCCATGGTGCTGAACCTGGGGCTGGCGCGGGGCTATGTGGGACGTCCCAAGAACGGGCTGATGCCCATCCGTGGACACAGTTCGGTCCAGGGTGGCGCTGAAATGGGATGCTACTCGACGGCGCTGCCCGGGGGCCAGCCCATCACCGCGGCGAACTGCGCCGGGCTGTCCGCAGCCTATGGTTTTCCCGTCCCGGACTGGGACGGGATGACGGCTGTGGACATGGTCGAGGCGTGCGGGCGCGGGGAATTGGACGTGTTCTACTGCGTCGGTGGCAACTTCCTGCGCACGCTGCCCGAGCCCGATGCCGTCGCCCGGGCGTTGTCCCGCGTGCCCTTCCGGGTGCACCAGGACATTGTGCTCACGGATCAGATGTTCCTGGAACCCGGAGAGGAGGTGCTGCTGCTGCCGGCCAAGACCCGTTATGAACAGGACGGCGGGGGAATCGAGACCACCACCGAGCGGCGGGTGGCGTTTTCGCCCGAGATTCCAAGGCAGGTTGGCGAGGCCCGCGCCGAGTGGCGGATCCTGCGGGATGCCGCTGCAGCGGCCTGGCCGGAGCGGGCCGGAATGTTGGGCTGCGACTCCGGACAGGCCATCCGTGAGGAGATCAGCCGGGTGGTCCCGTTCTATGCCGGATGCGAACGGTTGACCCGCACCGGCGATGCCGTGCAGTGGGGGGGGGCGCGGTTGTGCGACGACGGCCGGTTCGCCACTCCGGACGGCCGGGCCCACTTCAAGGCGGTTGCCGTCCCGCCGCGGGAGCGGTGGACGTTGCGGTCCGGTCCGGCTGCCGCCCAGCCCGGAGCCCCGCAAGGCCTCGGGGAATTCCGCGTTTCCACACGCCGCGGCAAGCAGTTCAACACCCTGATTTATGATGGGGTGGATCCGCTGACCGGGGCGCCCCGGGATGCCGTGTTCATCAATCCCGAGGATGCCCGGGCGCTGCACCTGGCGGCAGGCGACCGGGTGGTGCTGGAGAACCAGACCGGCCGTTTTGAGGGCGTGGTTTTTCCGGTGCCCATTGCCCGGGGAAATCTTCAGGTGCACTGGCCCGAGGGCAACGGGATCATCCCGCGCGGTCGCGTGGATGCCGTCGGCGGTGTCCCCGACTACAACGCGGTCGTCCGGGTGCTCCGGGGCTGAAGGGAGAGGGGACCGCCGACCCGGCTCCAGATTTTGTCGGGCCGGAGTTGTTGCCGGAGCGACTCCCGGCCACACTGCGCGGCGAATGGATTTGCGTGTGCTTGCCGCCCTCGTGGCGGCCGGGCTGGCGCTGGCGGGCTGCCGGAAATCCGGGGCCGATGCCGCGGTGGGCGGCGGGGTCGGCGGTGGATTCGGCATCCGGGTGGTGGCGGTGCCGGTGGTCCGGGAGGCAATCCTTGAGTCGGTGTCACTGGTCGGATCCGTCGTGCCCAACGAGATGATCGAGGTCCAGGCCGAGACCGACGGCATCGTGCGCGACATCCGGTTCGACGAGGGCGGGCGGGTCGCGCGCGGCGACCTGCTGGTCCAGTTGGACGACACCAAGGCGGTCGCGCAGCTCAACGAGGCGGAGGCCCGGCTGCGCCTGTCCGAGACCTCGCTGGCGCGGGTCAACCAGCTGCTGCGGGACCAGTTGATCGCCCAGGCGGAGTACGATGCGGCATCGTCCGAGGCCGCCGAACGGCTGGCGGTCGTCGAGGTGAAGCGCCGCGAACTGCGGGACACCCGGGTCACGGCGCCGTTTTCGGGCCTGACCGGCGCCCGGCTGGTGAGTCCCGGACAGGTGATCTCCAAGAACACCCGCCTGACGTGGCTGGTGGATCTCGACACGGTGAAGGTGGAGGTGGAGGTGCCGGAACGGTACCTGGGCCAGGTGCGGATCGGCATGCCGCTGACGTTCCGGGTGGCGGCGTATCCCGACGACCTTTTCGAGGGGGAGATCTACTTCGTGTCGCCCCAGATTGACCCCGCCCTGCGCACCGCGCTGGTCAAGGCGCGCATTCCGAACCGCGAGGGCCGACTGCGCGGCGGCATGCTGGCCAGCATGGACCTCGGGATCCAAAGGCGCGAGGCGGCGCTGGTGATACCGGAGACGGCCATTCTGAACAGCGGGGACGCCACCTCGGTGTTTGTTGTCACGGAGACCGAGACCGCGGCCCTGAAGCCGGTCGAGATCGGGCTGCGCCTTGCGGGCCGCGTGGAGATCGTGACCGGCTTGACCGAAGGCGAGCGGGTGATCGTTGAGGGGGTGCAGAAGTTGCGGCCGGGCGCCCCCGTGGTGCTGGCCGAGGGCGCATCCGTCGCACCCTACCTGGAGGGGGGGCCGTGATCCTTTCCCGCGTCGCCATTCAGCGGCCGGTCTTCGCGACGATGATGAATCTCGCGCTGATTCTCTTCGGCCTGATCGGCCTCTCCCGGCTGCCGGTGCGCGAGCTTCCTGACATTGATCCGCCGGTAATTTCGGTCTCCACGGTGTATCCCGGGGCCAACGCTCAGATCGTGGAGACGGAGGTCACCGAGCGCCTTGAGGAGGCGGTCAACAACATTCCCGGCATCAAGACCCTGAAGTCGGAGAGCCGCGAGGCCGTGAGCAACATCACGATCGAGTTCGACCTGTCCCGCGACATTGACATCGCCGCGCAGGACGTCCGCGACCGGGTGTCCCGGGTCCGGGGGAACCTTCCCGAGGACATCCGGGAGCCCATCATCTCCAAGCAGGATTCCGACGCCCAGCCGATCCTCTGGATCGCCCTCAACAGCGACCGCTACTCTCCGCTCGAGCTCACCACGCTTGCCGAGCGCCAGCTGAAACCGCGCTTCCAGGGCATTGACGGCGTATCGTCCATCACCATCGGCGGCGAGAAGCGCTTCGCCATGCGCCTGTGGCTCGACTCGGAAAAGATGGCCGCCCGCGGCATCACGGTCCTTGACGTCCAGCGCGCCCTGCGCCAGCAGAACGTCGAGCTGCCCAGCGGCCGCGTGGAAAACCTGGACCGGGAGCTGACGATCCAGACCCGCGGCGAGCTGAGGACCGCCGACGAGTTCAACCAGCTGGTGGTACGTTCCGACGGCCCGAACCTCATCCGCCTGAGGGACATCGGCCACGCCGAGGAAGGGGTCGAAGACTACCGGACCATCGCCCGGGCGCGCGGACAGCCCTGCGTCTTCATGGGCATCGTCAAGCAGGCCAAGGCCAACACCGTTGCCGTCGCCCAAAAGGTCAAGACGGAGATGGAGGTGCTCCGTCCCACCCTGCCGGCGGGCTGCGAAATCTGGGTGGCCTACGACAGCAGCGTCTTCGTCGAGCGGTCCATCAAGGAGGTCTGGGAGACGCTCGCCATCGCCTTCTGCCTCGTCATCTTCATCATCTTCGTCTTCCTCCGGAATGTCCGCTCCACGTTGATCCCCGCCGTGGCCATCCCGGTGTCCATCATCGGCACCTTCGCCCTCCTCTACCTGCTCGGCTTTTCCATCAACATCCTCACGATGCTCGCGCTGGTGCTGAGCATCGGCATTGTCGTGGACGACGCCATCGTGGTGCTGGAGGCGATCTACCGGCACCTGGAGGCGGGCCTTTCGCCGATGCAGGCGGCCTTCAAGGCGATGGAGGAGATCAGCTACGCGGTGATCGCCATCACCGTGTCACTGGTGGCGGTCTTTGCACCGCTGGCCTTCCAGAAGAGCACCACCGGACGCCTCTTCGTCGAGTTCGCCGTGACGGTGGCCGGCTCCGTGATCATCTCCGCCTTCGTCGCGCTAACCCTGTCGCCGGCGATGGCGTCCCGGTTGCTCAAGCCGATCCGGGATGTGAAGCATGGGCGGCTGTTCCTGTTGTTTGAGCGGCTGTTCGACGGCCTCGCGGCGATATATGGCCGCGGCCTGCGGTGGGCGCTGGGCCATCGCGTCCTCATGGTGGGGGTGACCCTCGGCACCATGGTGGTGATGGTGGCGGCCTTCCGGGGACTCGAGCAGGACTTTCTGCCGCAGGAGGACAAGGGGCGCCTGTTCGCCCTGGTGATCACCCCCAACGGCTCGACCAGCGAGTTCACCGACCGGCAGTTGCGCAAGGCCGAGGCGATCATCGCCTCCGTGCCCGAGGTCTGGAGCTACGGGGCCATCGTGGCGCCCGGGTTCAGCGGGCCCGGACAGGCCAGCTTCGGCATCGTCTTCGTCACGTTCAACGACAAGAGCGAACGGCGGCGATCGGTCCAGGAGATCGTCAACGGCCCGGGCGGCATCGCCCAGCGGCTCTTTGCCGAGGTCGAGGGGGGGCTGGCCATCGCGAACCTGCCCAAGGCCATCGAGGTCAGCTTCAACAGTTCGCCCTTCGAGCTGGTGCTGCAGAACCAGAACTTGGAGGCCCTCGACGAGACCGCCAACGCCCTTGCGAACCGCATTCGCGGGCTGACCAACGCCGCGGGAGCGCCGTTGCTGTCCAACGTCCGCGTCAGCTACGAGGTCAACAAACCGGAACTGCGAGTCCACGTGGACCGCAACCGCGCGGCGTCGCTTGGAGTGAGCCTCGAGGACGTCTCGCGCACGCTCCAGATCCTGTTCGGCGGCCTCGACCTCAGCCGGATCAAGGTGGAAGGCAAGGAGTACGATGTCATCGCCCAGTTGGCCCGGGAGTCCCGGCTCCGACCCGCCGACCTCGATCGCATCTTCGTCCGCAACACGGCGGGAAGTCTGGTGCAGCTCAGCTCGCTGGTGACCCGGTCTGAGGGGGCGGCTCCCAACGCGATCAACCACTACGGACGCCTCCGCTCCGCGAGCATCACGGCATCGCCAGGTGCCGTGCCCATCGGTACGGTGGTCCGGCAAGTCGAGGCGCTCCTCGCCGGGGAGCTGCCCGTGGGCTTTCTATATGCCTGGGAGGGCGACGCACGCAGCCTGGCGGATGCGACCACGGAGATCTGGTGGGTCCTGGGGCTTGCCGGGATCATCGTATTCATGACCCTGGCGGCGCAGTTTGAAAGTCTGATCCATCCCTGGACCGTGATGCTGTCGCTGCCGCTCGCCTTCGTGGGGGCCTTTGGCGCGCTGTGGTTGCTGAATTTTCTGGGGAGACTCGGGGTGATCCCCCCGATTCCCGCAATGAACTTCAATCTGTTCAGCCAGATCGGTCTCGTGCTGCTGATTGGCCTCGTAACCAAGAACTCCATCCTGCTGGTGGAATATGCCAACCAGCAGCGCGCCGCCGGCCTGTCGGCGCACGACGCCATGATCCAGGCGGGCACCGTCCGGCTGCGCCCGATCCTCATGACCGCCTTGTCCACCATTGCCGGCATCCTTCCCATTGCGATTGGTTTCGGTGCCGGTGCCGAAAGCCGGCGTCCGATGGGCATTGCCGTGGTCGGAGGCATGCTGACCAGCACGTTCCTGACCCTCTTCATCATTCCGGTCGTGTATACACTCTTTAGCGATGCCGGCGCCCGGTTGGCCCGGCGACTGGGCATGGGTCATCGGGAGTCCCTGGTCCCCGCCACGGCCGTCCGTCCGGGCTGACCGGAACCGTGCACACCGGGTTCGCTGCGGCGGGTCGCACGCCCGGTTGGCGGCGTCGGCCTCGCGACGGACGTGTGGGAACGACCCGGGCTAGCGCGGCGGCGGCCGGAGGTGGTCCGCCACCTGGCGGATGATCTCGTCGAGCGGTGTCCGCGGCTGGAATCCGGTGAGGCGCTCGAGCTTGTCGAGCGACGGACGCCGGTGGCGCATGTCCTCGAATCCTGAAGCGTAGGCGTCCTCGTAAGGGACGAACTGCACCGGCGAGGCGGCACCGGTGAGTTCGCGGACGCGTGTGGCCAGGTCCTGTATCGAGATGGGCGTGTCGTGCCCCACGTTGACCACCTCGCCGCGGGATGCCGGGACCGCCTCCAGCCGTCGCAGGGCCTCCACGGTGTCCGCCACATGGCAGAAGCACCGGGTTTGTCCCCCGTCGCCGTAAACGCGGAGGGGTGCGCCGCTGAGGGCGGCCTGGACGAAGCGGGGCAGCACCATGCCGTAGCGACCGGACTGCCGGGGGCCGACGGTGTTGAACAGCCGGGCGATGGTGACCGGCAGGCCCCGTTCGCGCATGTAGGCGATGGCCAGGAACTCGTCCATGAGCTTGGAGCAGGCGTAGCTCCAGCGGCCGTGGGTCGGCGGACCGATCAGCAGGTCATCGTCCTCGGAGAATGCCGGCCGCGTGCTTTTGCCGTACACCTCGGAGGTCGAGGTCAGCAACACCGGCACGGTTGCGGACGCCGCGGCGGCGAGCAGGACCTCGGTCTCCCGGAGATTGGTCTCGATGGTGCGAATCGGGGAATTCACCACCAGTTCAACCCCCACCGCGGCGGCCAGGTGGT
Above is a genomic segment from Verrucomicrobiia bacterium containing:
- a CDS encoding efflux RND transporter permease subunit codes for the protein MILSRVAIQRPVFATMMNLALILFGLIGLSRLPVRELPDIDPPVISVSTVYPGANAQIVETEVTERLEEAVNNIPGIKTLKSESREAVSNITIEFDLSRDIDIAAQDVRDRVSRVRGNLPEDIREPIISKQDSDAQPILWIALNSDRYSPLELTTLAERQLKPRFQGIDGVSSITIGGEKRFAMRLWLDSEKMAARGITVLDVQRALRQQNVELPSGRVENLDRELTIQTRGELRTADEFNQLVVRSDGPNLIRLRDIGHAEEGVEDYRTIARARGQPCVFMGIVKQAKANTVAVAQKVKTEMEVLRPTLPAGCEIWVAYDSSVFVERSIKEVWETLAIAFCLVIFIIFVFLRNVRSTLIPAVAIPVSIIGTFALLYLLGFSINILTMLALVLSIGIVVDDAIVVLEAIYRHLEAGLSPMQAAFKAMEEISYAVIAITVSLVAVFAPLAFQKSTTGRLFVEFAVTVAGSVIISAFVALTLSPAMASRLLKPIRDVKHGRLFLLFERLFDGLAAIYGRGLRWALGHRVLMVGVTLGTMVVMVAAFRGLEQDFLPQEDKGRLFALVITPNGSTSEFTDRQLRKAEAIIASVPEVWSYGAIVAPGFSGPGQASFGIVFVTFNDKSERRRSVQEIVNGPGGIAQRLFAEVEGGLAIANLPKAIEVSFNSSPFELVLQNQNLEALDETANALANRIRGLTNAAGAPLLSNVRVSYEVNKPELRVHVDRNRAASLGVSLEDVSRTLQILFGGLDLSRIKVEGKEYDVIAQLARESRLRPADLDRIFVRNTAGSLVQLSSLVTRSEGAAPNAINHYGRLRSASITASPGAVPIGTVVRQVEALLAGELPVGFLYAWEGDARSLADATTEIWWVLGLAGIIVFMTLAAQFESLIHPWTVMLSLPLAFVGAFGALWLLNFLGRLGVIPPIPAMNFNLFSQIGLVLLIGLVTKNSILLVEYANQQRAAGLSAHDAMIQAGTVRLRPILMTALSTIAGILPIAIGFGAGAESRRPMGIAVVGGMLTSTFLTLFIIPVVYTLFSDAGARLARRLGMGHRESLVPATAVRPG
- the hisA gene encoding phosphoribosylformimino-5-aminoimidazole carboxamide ribotide isomerase, encoding MFRPCIDLREGRVVQIIGATLSDTGAGVQTRFVAPQPPGWFAAQYRRDDLRGGHVIALGPGNDAAAREALGAWPGGLQYGGGVTADNARDWLDAGASHVIVTSWVFREGRLDDARLATLVRQVGRDRLVLDLSCRRCEAGYVVMTDRWQRATALTLGPDVFALLGGSCAEFLVHAVDVEGLCKGIDGGLVASLADWSPRPVTYAGGASSLQDLERVQELGRGRVDLTIGSALDLFGGSGVRYADAVAFNRRLAAQNCDSLSLNSRLNVVSDP
- a CDS encoding molybdopterin-dependent oxidoreductase codes for the protein MLRIAWRNRDNLPYAWKVLSRGVCDGCALGVAGLHDWTIDGVHLCMTRLNLLRLNTMPALDPAMLSDLTALQSRLHREPRTVPGQCRTVASGDALSGWDNAQLRELGRLGHPMLRERGDPGFRRISWEEANRRMAHRLRGADPRRMAFFVTARGVTNEVYYVAQKVARFLGTNHVDNAARLCHAPSTGAMKHALGYAASTCSYSDWYGTDLIIFFGSNPANDQPVTTKYLHEARRLGTRVVMVNPYLEPGMKRYWVPSAAGSALFGTGLVDWWFPVAQGGDIAFLYGVLKALIASDGIATGFIRDHTEGWEALRAACDALRIEDLEAASGLSREAMEEFATLLRGATNAVLVWSMGITQHASGGDGVSMVLNLGLARGYVGRPKNGLMPIRGHSSVQGGAEMGCYSTALPGGQPITAANCAGLSAAYGFPVPDWDGMTAVDMVEACGRGELDVFYCVGGNFLRTLPEPDAVARALSRVPFRVHQDIVLTDQMFLEPGEEVLLLPAKTRYEQDGGGIETTTERRVAFSPEIPRQVGEARAEWRILRDAAAAAWPERAGMLGCDSGQAIREEISRVVPFYAGCERLTRTGDAVQWGGARLCDDGRFATPDGRAHFKAVAVPPRERWTLRSGPAAAQPGAPQGLGEFRVSTRRGKQFNTLIYDGVDPLTGAPRDAVFINPEDARALHLAAGDRVVLENQTGRFEGVVFPVPIARGNLQVHWPEGNGIIPRGRVDAVGGVPDYNAVVRVLRG
- a CDS encoding chlorite dismutase family protein; its protein translation is MPLPSIPLAQGVHVAHLFFRVDRALWQTLPPGAAAEALARLEAVCKENPGPAAPRVMTFANVGGKADAAFLLFAGELQQLSTLQRAVETAFPAGTLRPVYQYLSVTELPEYVATDDDLRAILAREGVTPGTPGFEERFEAARRRNATYQHDRLHPQMPDWEIMCFYPMSKKREGQDNWYLLDFETRKHLMAGHARTGRKYAGRISQLITGSSGLDDWEWGVTLMAHQLDAVKEIVYEMRFDEVSARYGQFGPFYINLRLAPADLWAHLYL
- a CDS encoding GDP-mannose 4,6-dehydratase, giving the protein MATSILGPPDVVELLLFRNGGQPHLAYVSSAVLVTGGAGFIGSHLVEHLIASGESVIVLDDLSTGDLENLRSVAGHPRLRRIHTRVSACEDLVALVAECRFIYHLAAAVGVELVVNSPIRTIETNLRETEVLLAAAASATVPVLLTSTSEVYGKSTRPAFSEDDDLLIGPPTHGRWSYACSKLMDEFLAIAYMRERGLPVTIARLFNTVGPRQSGRYGMVLPRFVQAALSGAPLRVYGDGGQTRCFCHVADTVEALRRLEAVPASRGEVVNVGHDTPISIQDLATRVRELTGAASPVQFVPYEDAYASGFEDMRHRRPSLDKLERLTGFQPRTPLDEIIRQVADHLRPPPR
- a CDS encoding efflux RND transporter periplasmic adaptor subunit, with translation MDLRVLAALVAAGLALAGCRKSGADAAVGGGVGGGFGIRVVAVPVVREAILESVSLVGSVVPNEMIEVQAETDGIVRDIRFDEGGRVARGDLLVQLDDTKAVAQLNEAEARLRLSETSLARVNQLLRDQLIAQAEYDAASSEAAERLAVVEVKRRELRDTRVTAPFSGLTGARLVSPGQVISKNTRLTWLVDLDTVKVEVEVPERYLGQVRIGMPLTFRVAAYPDDLFEGEIYFVSPQIDPALRTALVKARIPNREGRLRGGMLASMDLGIQRREAALVIPETAILNSGDATSVFVVTETETAALKPVEIGLRLAGRVEIVTGLTEGERVIVEGVQKLRPGAPVVLAEGASVAPYLEGGP